From the genome of Gemmatimonas phototrophica, one region includes:
- a CDS encoding four helix bundle protein — MQDFRKLVVWQRAQALAARVHRLTTSPKGGAHGAWRNQLQRSVQSIAANVAEGAVRSTPRQFGHFLTIALGSTSETESHLDFAWRIGALSSDDVMPLLDEAAQIRRMLTALRKRVLETQRKTEH, encoded by the coding sequence ATGCAGGACTTTCGGAAACTCGTGGTATGGCAGCGGGCGCAGGCATTGGCCGCTCGGGTACATCGGCTCACGACCTCACCCAAAGGGGGCGCACATGGCGCGTGGCGCAATCAGCTCCAACGTTCGGTTCAATCGATTGCCGCAAACGTTGCCGAAGGCGCAGTAAGGTCAACGCCGAGGCAATTTGGTCATTTTCTCACGATCGCTTTGGGGTCAACGTCGGAGACCGAGAGCCACTTGGACTTCGCGTGGCGGATCGGAGCCCTCTCCTCCGACGACGTTATGCCTCTGCTTGACGAGGCGGCTCAAATCCGTCGCATGCTTACGGCACTACGCAAACGGGTTCTGGAGACCCAAAGGAAAACTGAACACTGA
- a CDS encoding PD40 domain-containing protein, translating into MAQAQRWSRLGTALQFAVAALGATAPLTPLAAQQYFGQNQVQYDRLNWRVIETEHFLVHYYPQIGDVAPDAARMSERAYARLSRLTAHQFREKKPILIFGSSGDFAQSNVFGDLGEGTGGVTDPLRQRMAQFFSGDWASFEHVLIHEMVHVFTFDIFSRGRAGAGLQNLAMVNPPLWYMEGLAEYLSIGPNHPWTDAWVRDAVVNNTLPSIAQMTERPDKYFPYRYGLALWQYVGSRWGDEVIGEIMNATPSLGIDRAFRREIGLSLDELSAEWKGAMQAKYLTAVANLDRPRSFAEPLLSQKRTGSIANTFVAPALSDDGKYIAYVGYGSLLRGEVFPELYLANAETGKRITRLVKTTTNPDYEQLRFIYSQPSFSPDGKLLAFTGQRGGRDVLYVMDVARRKVIRDFDFELDQVLSPSFSPDGRKIVFSGMRRGSSDLYVASLDTPGYTQLMKDTYGDLSPSWSPDGKSIAFITERGPDTDMDILKIGPWRVALYDFDTQKINIIPGQGGRNINPQWAPDNKSLAFISDRTGIANIFLYDFTDREHYQLTNVLGAVTATAEQSPALTWARGADVMAFVYYEQTDHAIWKVKNPRSLKKQPYRDPVLVAQAQQAANTPVVPAAPVDPTAHLRRGTVQDTSAARQSFYRPSTGVTARVSAELPASVLARQAETVSVKAMLDSFDFNLPDTTGLSDGRYKGKLTPEYVAQPSIGYQQGGFGQGTYGGTTIVLSDLLGDRRLALSGSINGQLSDAQVFVGYTSLGRRLQYTSGVVQQPLYLISGFFETPQQNSQSQFVQTQEITRLVVRQMFATGLYPLNRFTRFELGARFQNVDQQVFSFNRLVDYGLGFASGFERGPTRNVASANTLSPYLAFVTDNTLFGFTGPITGKRVRMQVEPSVGTWQWTDYLVDARSYLPILFNYVTFATRLTANLAVGRDETRFPKWIGRPDFVRGYNREDIGTVGCTGLPSDDGSSCSSAELIGSRVAFANAELRFPLLRRYGNRTNLLGGFPPIDGLFFYDAGVAWSKGQTPTLSRGAGYNVDTDRALLRSYGFGLRMNLFNIAIIRWDWAKPVSRPGARGFGTWFFGASY; encoded by the coding sequence ATGGCGCAGGCGCAGCGGTGGTCACGACTCGGTACGGCTCTCCAGTTCGCGGTCGCGGCACTCGGTGCCACCGCGCCGCTGACGCCGCTGGCCGCGCAGCAGTACTTCGGCCAGAACCAGGTGCAGTACGACCGGCTCAACTGGCGGGTGATCGAGACAGAGCATTTTCTCGTGCACTACTACCCGCAAATCGGGGATGTCGCCCCCGATGCGGCGCGCATGTCCGAACGGGCCTATGCGCGGTTGTCCCGCCTCACCGCGCACCAGTTCCGCGAAAAGAAGCCCATCCTGATCTTCGGGTCGTCGGGGGACTTTGCGCAGAGCAATGTCTTCGGTGATCTGGGCGAAGGCACCGGCGGTGTGACCGACCCGCTGCGCCAGCGCATGGCCCAGTTCTTCAGTGGCGATTGGGCCAGCTTTGAACACGTGCTCATTCACGAAATGGTGCACGTGTTCACCTTCGACATTTTCTCGCGCGGGCGCGCGGGCGCCGGGTTGCAGAACCTGGCCATGGTGAACCCGCCCCTGTGGTACATGGAAGGGTTGGCCGAATATCTGTCCATCGGGCCCAACCATCCGTGGACCGATGCGTGGGTGCGTGACGCGGTGGTCAATAACACGTTGCCCAGCATCGCGCAGATGACGGAACGCCCCGACAAGTACTTCCCGTATCGCTACGGGTTGGCGCTCTGGCAGTACGTGGGATCGCGGTGGGGCGACGAAGTCATCGGCGAAATCATGAACGCCACGCCCAGCCTCGGCATCGATCGGGCCTTCCGTCGGGAAATCGGCTTGTCGCTCGACGAACTGAGCGCCGAGTGGAAGGGCGCCATGCAGGCCAAGTATCTCACGGCCGTGGCCAACCTCGATCGCCCGCGCAGCTTTGCGGAGCCGTTGCTGTCGCAGAAGCGCACCGGCAGCATTGCCAACACCTTTGTCGCCCCGGCCCTGTCGGACGATGGCAAGTACATCGCCTATGTCGGCTATGGCAGCCTGCTCCGCGGCGAGGTGTTCCCCGAGTTGTACCTCGCCAACGCCGAAACGGGCAAGCGCATTACGCGCCTGGTAAAGACCACGACCAATCCGGACTACGAACAGCTGCGCTTCATTTATTCGCAGCCATCGTTTTCGCCGGACGGCAAGTTGTTGGCTTTCACCGGCCAACGTGGCGGGCGCGACGTGCTCTACGTCATGGACGTGGCGCGCCGCAAGGTGATTCGCGACTTCGACTTCGAACTCGACCAGGTGTTGAGTCCGAGCTTTTCGCCCGATGGGCGCAAGATCGTCTTCAGCGGCATGCGTCGCGGCAGCAGCGACCTGTACGTCGCGTCGCTCGATACGCCGGGCTACACACAGCTCATGAAGGACACGTACGGGGATCTGTCGCCGTCCTGGTCGCCCGACGGCAAGAGCATCGCCTTCATCACGGAGCGCGGCCCCGACACCGACATGGATATCCTGAAGATCGGACCATGGCGCGTGGCGCTCTACGACTTCGACACACAGAAGATCAACATCATTCCCGGTCAAGGCGGGCGGAATATCAACCCGCAGTGGGCGCCCGACAACAAGTCGCTGGCGTTCATCTCCGACCGCACGGGCATTGCCAACATCTTCCTCTACGACTTCACCGATCGTGAGCATTATCAGCTCACGAACGTGCTGGGGGCGGTGACCGCCACGGCCGAACAGTCGCCGGCACTGACGTGGGCGCGAGGCGCCGACGTGATGGCGTTTGTGTATTACGAGCAGACGGATCACGCCATCTGGAAGGTGAAGAATCCGCGATCGCTCAAGAAGCAACCGTATCGTGATCCGGTGCTGGTGGCGCAGGCACAGCAGGCCGCCAACACACCCGTTGTCCCTGCCGCGCCAGTTGACCCCACGGCGCACCTGCGTCGCGGCACGGTGCAGGACACCAGCGCGGCGCGACAGTCGTTCTATCGTCCGAGCACCGGGGTGACGGCGCGCGTGTCGGCAGAGCTGCCCGCGAGCGTGCTCGCGCGACAGGCGGAAACCGTGAGTGTGAAGGCGATGCTCGATAGCTTCGACTTCAACCTCCCCGACACCACCGGGTTGAGTGACGGTCGATACAAGGGCAAGCTCACGCCGGAATATGTGGCGCAGCCGAGCATTGGCTATCAGCAAGGTGGCTTCGGGCAGGGCACGTACGGCGGCACGACCATCGTGCTGAGCGATCTGCTGGGCGACCGGCGTCTGGCGCTCTCTGGCTCCATCAATGGGCAATTGAGTGACGCGCAGGTGTTCGTTGGCTACACCAGTCTGGGGCGTCGCCTGCAGTACACCTCCGGGGTGGTGCAGCAACCGTTGTACCTCATTTCCGGCTTCTTCGAAACACCGCAGCAGAACAGTCAATCGCAGTTCGTGCAGACGCAGGAGATCACGCGCCTGGTGGTGCGGCAGATGTTTGCCACGGGGCTGTATCCGCTCAACCGATTTACCCGTTTCGAATTGGGGGCGCGCTTCCAGAACGTGGACCAGCAGGTGTTTTCGTTCAACCGCCTGGTAGACTACGGCCTTGGCTTTGCCTCCGGCTTCGAACGGGGGCCCACACGCAACGTGGCATCGGCCAATACGCTGTCGCCGTATCTCGCCTTCGTCACCGACAACACGCTCTTCGGCTTTACCGGTCCCATTACGGGCAAGCGCGTGCGCATGCAGGTAGAGCCCAGTGTGGGGACCTGGCAGTGGACCGATTACCTGGTGGATGCCCGGTCGTATCTGCCCATTCTGTTCAACTACGTCACCTTCGCCACGCGCTTGACGGCCAATCTGGCGGTGGGCCGTGACGAAACACGCTTCCCCAAGTGGATTGGGCGCCCCGACTTCGTACGTGGCTATAATCGCGAGGACATCGGGACAGTGGGGTGCACCGGCTTGCCGAGTGACGACGGATCGTCGTGCAGTTCGGCGGAGCTGATTGGTAGCCGGGTGGCGTTTGCCAATGCGGAACTGCGTTTCCCCTTGCTGCGACGCTACGGCAATCGCACCAACCTGCTGGGGGGCTTCCCCCCCATTGACGGTCTGTTCTTCTACGACGCCGGTGTGGCCTGGTCCAAGGGGCAGACCCCCACCCTGTCACGCGGTGCCGGCTACAACGTGGACACCGACCGGGCCCTGCTGCGCAGCTATGGCTTTGGCCTGCGCATGAACCTGTTCAACATCGCGATCATTCGCTGGGACTGGGCCAAGCCGGTCAGCCGGCCGGGGGCCAGAGGGTTCGGGACCTGGTTCTTTGGGGCGTCGTATTAA
- a CDS encoding DUF3108 domain-containing protein, producing MKRSMHVFAVLLGLAAVPFTAPPAGGQTLASVQDMASRPLPANALAVPFTVGERLDYEVKFGSLKVGNGSMEVKEITEVRGRPVWHTVFTIKGGIPLYRVNDVYESWFDVATFNSLRYHQDVDEGNYERKRRYEIFPERGMLKEGDREEEPTVSNPLDEGSFLYFVRTLPLEVGKTYEFARYFKAQGNPVRIRVLRRETVTVPAGTFKTVVLQPTFQTKGIFSQNGKAEVWITDDDRRMMVQMKSKLSFGSLNLYLRGSKGTK from the coding sequence ATGAAGCGCTCGATGCACGTTTTCGCGGTCCTTCTCGGGCTGGCGGCCGTCCCGTTCACCGCCCCGCCGGCTGGTGGGCAGACGCTGGCGTCCGTCCAGGACATGGCGTCGCGCCCGCTCCCCGCCAATGCGCTGGCCGTGCCTTTTACGGTGGGAGAGCGCCTCGATTACGAAGTGAAATTCGGGTCGCTCAAGGTGGGCAATGGCAGCATGGAGGTGAAGGAAATCACCGAAGTGCGTGGCCGTCCGGTGTGGCACACCGTGTTCACGATCAAGGGCGGCATTCCGCTCTATCGCGTGAACGACGTGTACGAGTCGTGGTTCGACGTGGCCACGTTCAACTCCCTGCGCTACCACCAGGACGTGGACGAGGGGAATTACGAGCGCAAGCGCCGCTACGAAATTTTCCCTGAGCGCGGGATGCTGAAGGAAGGTGACCGTGAGGAGGAGCCCACGGTGAGCAACCCGCTCGATGAGGGGTCGTTCCTCTACTTCGTGCGCACGCTGCCGCTGGAAGTCGGCAAGACGTACGAATTTGCCCGCTACTTCAAGGCGCAGGGCAACCCGGTCCGCATCCGGGTGCTGCGCCGTGAAACGGTCACGGTGCCAGCCGGCACCTTCAAGACGGTGGTGTTGCAGCCCACCTTCCAGACCAAAGGTATCTTCAGCCAGAACGGCAAGGCGGAGGTGTGGATTACCGACGACGACCGTCGCATGATGGTGCAGATGAAGTCGAAGCTGAGCTTCGGGTCGCTCAATCTGTATCTGCGCGGGTCGAAGGGAACGAAGTAA
- the ychF gene encoding redox-regulated ATPase YchF, which translates to MLRLGIVGLPNVGKSTLFNALTAAKAEAANYPFCTVEPNVGMVEVPDPRLDKLAEIVLPKRTVPAVVQFVDIAGLVKGASQGEGLGNKFLQNIRETDAIVHVIRCFADDDVTHVMGQPDPARDKEIIELELALSDLATVEKRLDKVKRAAKAADKEALAELPALEAANAALSEGKPLWRAGLSADFLEKLGGMQLLTAKPVLYAANVTDEELSGEEGTYLKALREAVAGEHAEVVPFSAKIESELSELPADERAEFLASLGIESAGLDRLIRAGYSLLGLDTYFTAGEQEVRAWTIHKGDTAPKAAAVIHTDFEKGFIRAETASFADFVSLGGWKGAKEKGAVRSEGKEYVVQDGDVLLFRFNV; encoded by the coding sequence ATGCTCCGCCTCGGTATCGTCGGTCTCCCCAACGTTGGCAAATCCACGCTCTTCAACGCGCTCACGGCGGCAAAGGCGGAAGCGGCGAATTATCCCTTCTGCACCGTTGAGCCCAATGTGGGCATGGTGGAGGTTCCCGATCCCCGGCTCGACAAGCTGGCGGAAATCGTGCTCCCCAAGCGCACGGTGCCGGCGGTGGTGCAGTTCGTGGACATTGCCGGGCTGGTCAAGGGCGCGTCGCAGGGTGAAGGGCTGGGGAACAAGTTCCTGCAGAACATCCGCGAGACCGACGCCATTGTGCACGTCATCCGCTGCTTTGCCGACGACGACGTGACGCACGTGATGGGGCAGCCCGACCCGGCACGCGACAAGGAAATCATTGAGCTGGAGCTCGCGCTTTCCGATCTGGCCACGGTGGAAAAGCGGCTCGACAAGGTGAAGCGCGCCGCCAAGGCGGCCGACAAGGAGGCGTTGGCCGAATTGCCGGCGCTCGAAGCCGCCAACGCCGCTCTCTCCGAAGGGAAGCCGCTCTGGCGCGCCGGCCTCTCGGCCGATTTCCTGGAAAAGCTGGGCGGTATGCAATTGCTCACCGCCAAGCCGGTGCTCTACGCCGCCAACGTGACCGACGAGGAGCTGTCGGGCGAAGAGGGGACGTACCTCAAGGCGCTGCGCGAGGCCGTGGCGGGGGAACACGCCGAAGTCGTGCCCTTCTCGGCCAAGATCGAGTCGGAGCTGTCGGAACTGCCGGCCGACGAGCGGGCCGAGTTTCTCGCCTCGCTGGGCATTGAGTCGGCGGGGCTCGACCGACTCATCCGGGCCGGCTACTCGCTCCTGGGGCTCGACACGTACTTCACGGCCGGCGAGCAGGAAGTACGCGCGTGGACCATTCACAAAGGCGACACGGCCCCCAAGGCCGCGGCGGTCATTCACACGGACTTCGAGAAGGGGTTCATTCGGGCCGAGACGGCGTCGTTTGCTGATTTCGTCTCCCTGGGCGGTTGGAAGGGCGCCAAGGAAAAGGGGGCGGTGCGATCGGAAGGCAAAGAGTACGTGGTGCAGGACGGCGACGTGCTGTTGTTCCGGTTCAACGTCTAG
- a CDS encoding M28 family metallopeptidase, protein MTMISPRWLLAAAVATISAPLVGQAQDAPRKTPVDAGVNSSPLPLKHTPRPTTGAITSQDLMTRLYIFADDSLGGRDVGTEGHYKATTYIAGELKRLGIKPMGDSGTYFQTLPLKTRRVDRMSSFVAGGATATLGQEWAFSGAQNITTNDAEVFFAGPLPAEGMPPVTPEQAQGRVVAYSITSNPALQRAVVGSIEAPEGAAAVLFLLPAQARGVLNYVLQGGLSVVDPNMPSDSRLFVTDSVTTKIFNVGMSMLAPGAVGAKLNVKALVDMQSPPFPARNVIGLIPGSDPKLATQYVAIGAHSDHVGTARRAIDHDSVYVFNKIVRPGGAENDDKMGNAEQFVQINAELAELRKNRPARSDSIFNGADDDGSGSMAVLEIAEYLATQKVKPKRSTLFVWHAGEEKGLWGSAHFTEYPTVPRDSIVAQLNMDMVGRGSATDQTGMSADGKELRGGPDYLQLVGSRRLSTELGDLVEKVNTGKKHNFSFDYAMDANGHPMNIYCRSDHYEYAKWGVPVTFFTTGGHSAYHQLTDEPQYIDYPHMQRVSRLVADIATELGNRATRPLVDQPKLNPRGQCKQ, encoded by the coding sequence ATGACCATGATTTCGCCGCGGTGGCTGCTGGCCGCCGCTGTTGCCACGATCTCCGCGCCGCTGGTTGGACAGGCGCAGGATGCTCCCCGCAAGACGCCCGTAGACGCGGGCGTGAACAGTTCCCCGCTGCCGCTCAAGCACACGCCGCGCCCCACCACCGGGGCGATCACGTCGCAGGATCTGATGACGCGGCTGTACATCTTTGCCGACGACTCGCTCGGTGGCCGCGATGTGGGCACCGAAGGGCATTACAAGGCCACCACGTACATTGCTGGGGAGCTCAAACGGCTCGGCATCAAGCCCATGGGCGATAGCGGCACGTACTTCCAGACGTTGCCGCTCAAGACGCGTAGGGTCGATCGCATGTCGTCGTTTGTGGCGGGGGGCGCCACGGCGACGCTTGGCCAGGAATGGGCATTCAGCGGCGCCCAGAACATCACGACAAACGATGCGGAAGTTTTCTTTGCCGGCCCGCTTCCCGCGGAGGGGATGCCCCCGGTGACCCCGGAACAGGCACAGGGGCGCGTGGTCGCGTACAGCATCACGAGCAATCCCGCGCTGCAGCGCGCCGTTGTGGGGAGCATCGAGGCGCCGGAAGGCGCCGCCGCGGTGCTCTTCCTGCTCCCTGCCCAAGCGCGCGGCGTGCTGAACTACGTGCTGCAAGGCGGGCTTTCCGTGGTTGACCCGAACATGCCTTCGGATTCCCGGCTCTTCGTCACGGACAGTGTGACGACGAAAATCTTCAACGTCGGCATGTCCATGCTGGCGCCGGGAGCGGTCGGCGCCAAGTTGAACGTGAAGGCGCTCGTAGATATGCAGTCCCCGCCATTCCCTGCGCGCAACGTGATCGGGCTCATTCCCGGAAGCGATCCCAAGCTCGCCACGCAGTACGTGGCCATCGGCGCCCACAGCGATCATGTGGGCACGGCACGCCGCGCCATCGATCACGATTCCGTCTACGTCTTCAACAAGATCGTGCGTCCCGGCGGCGCTGAGAACGACGACAAGATGGGCAACGCCGAACAGTTCGTGCAGATCAATGCCGAGTTGGCCGAGCTGCGCAAGAATCGTCCGGCGCGTAGCGACTCCATTTTCAACGGCGCCGATGACGACGGCTCCGGCTCCATGGCGGTGCTGGAGATCGCCGAGTATCTGGCCACGCAGAAGGTGAAGCCCAAGCGCAGCACGCTCTTCGTGTGGCACGCCGGCGAAGAGAAAGGGCTGTGGGGTTCAGCGCACTTCACCGAGTACCCCACGGTGCCGCGCGACAGCATTGTGGCGCAGCTCAACATGGACATGGTGGGCCGCGGCAGCGCGACCGACCAGACCGGCATGAGCGCCGACGGTAAGGAGCTGCGCGGCGGCCCCGATTATCTGCAGCTGGTGGGTTCGCGCCGTTTGTCCACCGAGCTGGGCGACCTGGTGGAGAAAGTGAATACGGGCAAGAAGCACAACTTCTCGTTCGACTACGCCATGGATGCCAACGGGCACCCCATGAATATCTACTGCCGCAGCGATCACTACGAGTACGCCAAGTGGGGCGTGCCGGTCACGTTCTTCACCACCGGTGGACACTCGGCGTATCACCAGCTCACCGACGAGCCGCAGTATATCGATTACCCGCATATGCAGCGCGTGTCGCGGCTGGTGGCGGATATCGCGACGGAGCTGGGCAATCGCGCAACGAGGCCGCTGGTCGATCAGCCGAAGCTGAATCCGCGGGGGCAGTGCAAGCAGTAG
- a CDS encoding SOS response-associated peptidase — protein sequence MCGRYGFGNPARLGTLPLGVTFPGLPARFNVAPSQAVPLVLHDRGERQGLMARWGLVPFWADDPAIGNRLANARGETVATKPSFRGAFKSRRGIMPADLFYEWQVLAGQKVKQPWCIRMADDRPFAMAALWERWVPKTQPDADPLLTCCLITTDPNSTMVPLHDRMPVILHEEDYAEWLDPATPPALAQRLIRPFDGPMRAYPVSTVVNTPRNEGETCAAPLTSFPSTRADTD from the coding sequence ATGTGCGGTCGCTACGGCTTCGGAAATCCCGCCCGTCTGGGCACCCTCCCCCTCGGGGTCACCTTTCCCGGGCTCCCCGCCCGGTTCAACGTGGCCCCCTCGCAGGCGGTCCCACTGGTCCTGCATGACCGGGGCGAGCGCCAGGGGCTCATGGCCCGCTGGGGACTCGTCCCGTTCTGGGCCGACGACCCGGCGATAGGCAACCGGCTCGCCAATGCCCGCGGGGAGACGGTGGCCACCAAACCCAGTTTTCGGGGCGCCTTCAAGAGCCGCCGCGGCATCATGCCGGCCGATCTTTTTTATGAGTGGCAGGTGCTCGCCGGCCAGAAGGTCAAGCAGCCTTGGTGCATCCGCATGGCCGACGATCGCCCCTTTGCCATGGCCGCCCTGTGGGAGCGGTGGGTTCCCAAGACCCAGCCAGATGCCGATCCGCTGCTGACCTGCTGCCTCATTACCACGGACCCGAACAGCACCATGGTGCCGCTGCATGACCGGATGCCGGTCATTCTGCACGAGGAGGACTACGCGGAATGGCTCGACCCGGCGACGCCCCCGGCTCTGGCCCAGCGATTGATCCGGCCCTTTGATGGCCCCATGCGGGCCTACCCGGTGAGCACCGTGGTGAATACACCGCGGAACGAGGGCGAGACGTGTGCCGCGCCGCTTACTTCGTTCCCTTCGACCCGCGCAGATACAGATTGA
- a CDS encoding sialidase family protein encodes MRPAVRRTSAVSRVVALRTLLLTAAGLTVSACGDAAPSEGGATTTLGPVREFSSPAPTGSNTPHLALDAKGQVLLSWTQRRPDSTVAIQMSTWNGTAWDSVRTIADNRQFFVNWADFPAITALGNGDLAAHWLEREGDKKYAYGVRVVRSSDGGRTWGAPITPHTDGLLAEHGFVSLWPEGESDIGLVWLDGRKSAMADSTKEMTIRAASVSTTGVLSREALLDARTCDCCQTGTTATRSGRILVYRDRSAEEIRDIAIVRQTATGWTESKKVHNDDWHYPGCPVNGPQAAAVGDTVVVAWFTAAHDTARVNIARSVDGGATFGPPLRIDDGDPIGRVDVVLDDAANPVVVWLEQRSPTEAEVLARKIVGNSLGESRVLSRTSGARQSGFPRLVRDGNDVVAAWTSVNPLQVHIARFSLSQTSPR; translated from the coding sequence GTGCGACCCGCCGTGCGACGCACCTCGGCAGTGTCACGTGTCGTGGCACTGAGGACGCTGCTGCTCACAGCAGCCGGCCTCACCGTGAGTGCCTGTGGTGACGCGGCCCCGTCAGAGGGGGGAGCCACGACGACCCTGGGCCCCGTCCGTGAGTTCAGCTCGCCCGCGCCGACCGGCAGCAACACGCCACACCTCGCCCTCGATGCCAAAGGCCAGGTGCTGCTGTCGTGGACGCAGCGTCGCCCCGACTCCACCGTCGCCATCCAGATGAGCACGTGGAATGGCACCGCGTGGGACAGCGTGCGCACCATTGCCGACAACCGGCAGTTCTTCGTGAACTGGGCCGACTTCCCCGCCATCACGGCACTCGGCAACGGTGACCTTGCCGCGCATTGGCTGGAGCGCGAGGGCGACAAGAAATACGCCTACGGCGTGCGCGTGGTGCGCTCGAGCGACGGCGGACGGACCTGGGGCGCGCCCATTACCCCCCACACCGACGGCCTGCTGGCCGAACACGGCTTCGTGTCGTTGTGGCCGGAAGGGGAGAGTGACATTGGCCTCGTGTGGCTCGATGGCCGCAAGAGCGCGATGGCCGATAGCACGAAAGAGATGACCATCCGAGCCGCCAGCGTGTCGACGACCGGGGTGTTGTCGCGTGAAGCGTTGCTGGACGCGCGCACCTGCGATTGCTGCCAGACCGGCACCACCGCGACGCGCAGCGGACGCATTCTGGTTTACCGCGACCGCTCGGCCGAAGAAATTCGCGACATCGCCATCGTGCGCCAGACCGCGACCGGTTGGACCGAGTCGAAGAAGGTGCACAACGACGACTGGCATTATCCTGGCTGTCCGGTAAACGGGCCCCAGGCGGCGGCGGTTGGCGATACGGTAGTGGTGGCGTGGTTTACCGCGGCGCACGATACGGCGCGGGTGAACATCGCGCGCTCCGTAGATGGCGGCGCCACCTTTGGTCCGCCGCTGCGCATCGACGACGGCGACCCCATTGGCCGCGTGGATGTGGTGCTCGACGATGCCGCTAACCCGGTGGTGGTGTGGCTGGAGCAGCGGAGCCCCACCGAAGCCGAGGTGTTGGCCCGCAAGATCGTGGGGAACTCCCTCGGTGAATCCCGTGTCCTCTCGCGTACGTCAGGTGCTCGGCAAAGTGGGTTTCCGCGGCTGGTGCGGGACGGCAATGATGTCGTGGCTGCCTGGACCAGTGTGAATCCCCTGCAGGTGCATATCGCGCGTTTCTCCCTTTCTCAGACTTCGCCCCGATGA
- the rpsR gene encoding 30S ribosomal protein S18, with translation MRRQKKPCPITEAGIRYVDYKDDRLLARFITDYGKILPSRLSGVDARHQRQLSKAVKKARFLALLPYVKGQTA, from the coding sequence ATGCGCCGCCAGAAGAAGCCCTGCCCGATCACTGAAGCGGGCATCCGTTACGTCGATTACAAGGACGACCGTCTCCTTGCCCGTTTCATCACGGACTACGGCAAGATCCTGCCGAGCCGTTTGAGCGGCGTGGACGCGCGTCATCAGCGTCAGCTGTCGAAGGCCGTCAAGAAGGCGCGTTTCCTGGCGCTCCTTCCGTATGTGAAGGGCCAGACGGCGTAA
- the rpsF gene encoding 30S ribosomal protein S6: MAKLKIRRNPTRQYEAVYIFDSALEDTAIAEKLEKLQGLLHLAEPATIEHWGRRQLAYKIGRHENGYYVISNFTTAPATLPEFERALKLDEGVIRYLVTLYEHELGAPKLSDEELASRRRAGDDDDDDED, from the coding sequence GTGGCAAAGCTCAAGATCCGCCGTAATCCAACGCGGCAGTACGAAGCCGTGTACATCTTCGACAGTGCGCTCGAAGATACGGCCATTGCTGAAAAGCTCGAGAAGCTGCAGGGCCTGCTCCACCTCGCCGAACCGGCGACGATTGAGCACTGGGGCCGTCGTCAGCTTGCCTACAAGATCGGCCGTCACGAGAACGGCTACTACGTCATCAGCAACTTCACCACGGCACCGGCTACCCTGCCCGAGTTCGAGCGTGCGCTCAAGCTCGACGAAGGGGTGATCCGTTACCTGGTCACGCTGTATGAGCATGAGCTGGGTGCGCCCAAGCTCTCCGATGAAGAGCTCGCTTCGCGCCGTCGCGCGGGCGATGATGACGACGACGACGAGGATTAA
- the rplI gene encoding 50S ribosomal protein L9, with protein sequence MEVILRNAVDKLGHPGDIVSVSPGYARNFLLPRGLAYEATLGNRKRIAAEKSRLEALEGERKAAAQAVADKLAEVSVTFAARVGEEGKLFGSVTAGDIAHQLEAQGFKVEKRQIELNEPIKALGMYKVAVKLHADVHPEIKVWIIKQ encoded by the coding sequence ATGGAAGTCATTCTCCGTAACGCCGTCGACAAGCTCGGACATCCTGGTGACATCGTCTCCGTGTCGCCGGGCTATGCCCGCAATTTCCTCCTCCCCCGTGGCCTCGCCTACGAAGCCACCCTCGGTAACCGTAAGCGCATCGCGGCCGAAAAGAGCCGCCTCGAGGCGCTCGAGGGTGAACGCAAGGCGGCCGCGCAGGCCGTGGCCGACAAGCTCGCCGAAGTCTCGGTGACGTTCGCTGCCCGCGTGGGCGAGGAAGGCAAGTTGTTCGGCTCCGTGACGGCCGGCGACATCGCCCACCAGCTTGAGGCCCAGGGCTTCAAGGTGGAAAAGCGCCAGATCGAGCTCAATGAGCCCATCAAGGCGCTCGGCATGTACAAGGTGGCCGTCAAGCTGCACGCCGACGTGCATCCCGAAATCAAGGTCTGGATCATCAAGCAGTAA
- the rsfS gene encoding ribosome silencing factor, with the protein MAERRPSPGEPIARRAAALASDLKATDIVVLDLRGVTDMTDFFVIASGTSDTHVRAVAEHIQAGLKDGGVSTTMTEGLTQGRWALLDYADCVIHVFHPTLRQFYQLERLWSDATPVRLDAEITQGA; encoded by the coding sequence ATGGCTGAACGACGCCCGAGCCCCGGAGAACCCATCGCCCGCCGCGCTGCTGCGCTGGCCAGCGACCTGAAGGCCACTGATATCGTGGTCCTCGATCTCCGTGGTGTGACGGATATGACCGACTTTTTTGTTATCGCCTCCGGGACCTCGGACACGCACGTCCGGGCGGTCGCGGAGCACATACAGGCAGGGTTAAAGGACGGTGGGGTGTCTACCACCATGACCGAGGGACTCACGCAGGGCCGGTGGGCGCTGTTGGACTACGCCGACTGCGTAATCCATGTCTTCCATCCCACCTTGCGGCAGTTCTATCAGCTGGAGCGGCTGTGGAGTGATGCCACACCCGTCCGGTTGGACGCCGAAATCACGCAGGGAGCATAA